In the Acomys russatus chromosome 11, mAcoRus1.1, whole genome shotgun sequence genome, one interval contains:
- the LOC127195085 gene encoding butyrophilin subfamily 3 member A1-like: MGHCCRHAPPCHLLCLFVLAQLLPWVSTEEFLVFGPSGPVVAAPGGEAMLPCSVFPAMSVENMDLRWFRTRFSEAVFVYRDRREQKEEQMAEFSGRTSLVKDQFHQGQAAVRIHNVQATDSGIYICHFRQGLFYEEAIVELKVAATGSVPEVYIQGPQDDGVCVVCVSSGWYPKPQVQWRHHRGRNLPASSETHTEDAEGLFSVETSLVVRDSSLRNVTCSIFSPSLGQEKAMAIVIPEPFFPQASPWMPAFLVTLSVMALLVLGTSCFLRREHSARLQVQRELKSLPYEKERFLRRKEDALSITNQRKRAYMAAWRTAQLYADWRKELFQACSVTLDADSAHPILAISQDRMSVTWKETTMWLDDLFCVLGKEGISSGRCYWEVEIRNGHSSKWVLGVCREDVKRKGVYVESPAKGFWTVGRSSGGYWAYEDTGRETLSLRQAPQSVGVFVDYSEGDISFYNMSDKSHIFSFCDASFSGRLFPYFRLKSRNVSMIVRSSECEEEEEGRRRRKKGRRGRRGRKRGEKSVKRSFLPSLEKSGSPSGEGLGPGSCVVDSLPGEKSPFLLNAPFSQSVITASRLSV; this comes from the exons ATGGGACATTGCTGCAGGCACGCTCCGCCCTGCCatcttctctgcctgtttgtcctTGCACAGCTGCTCCCCTGGGTGTCCACAG AGGAGTTCCTGGTGTTTGGTCCCTCGGGCCCCGTTGTGGCTGCACCAGGTGGGGAAGCCATGCTGCCCTGCTCCGTGTTTCCAGCCATGAGTGTGGAGAACATGGATCTCAGGTGGTTCCGCACCAGATTCTCAGAAGCCGTGTTTGTCTATCGGGACCGGCGGGAGCAGAAGGAAGAGCAGATGGCGGAGTTCTCAGGGCGGACGTCGCTGGTGAAGGACCAGTTCCACCAGGGCCAGGCTGCTGTGCGCATCCACAACGTTCAGGCGACAGACAGCGGGATATACATCTGCCACTTCAGACAGGGACTCTTCTATGAAGAAGCCATTGTGGAACTGAAGGTGGCAG CGACGGGCTCTGTCCCTGAAGTGTACATCCAAGGTCCACAAGATgatggcgtgtgtgtggtgtgcgtgtctTCAGGGTGGTACCCGAAGCCCCAGGTGCAGTGGAGACACCACAGAGGGAGGaatctcccagcatcctctgagACCCACACTGAAGATGCTGAAGGGCTGTTCAGCGTGGAGACCTCCCTGGTGGTGAGAGACAGCTCCCTGAGGAATGTGACCTGCTCCATCTTCAGTCCCTCCTTGGGCCAGGAGAAGGCCATGGCCATAGTCATCCCAG AGCCCTTCTTCCCTCAGGCCTCTCCCTGGATGCCAGCGTTTCTCGTGACCCTGAGCGTGATGGCACTCCTAGTCCTAGGGACAAGCTGTTTTCTCAGAAGAGAACATTCTGCAAGGCTGCAGGTGCAGAGGGAACTCAAGAGTCTTCCATATGAGAAGGAGAGGTtcctgaggagaaaggaggatgCGCTGAGCATCACCA ATCAGAGGAAGAGAGCTTACATGGCTG CCTGGAGGACGGCCCAGCTATACGCAG ATTGGCGCAAGGAGCTCTTCCAGGCCT GCTCTGTCACTCTGGATGCAGACTCTGCCCACCCCATCCTTGCCATCTCTCAGGACAGGATGAGTGTGACCTGGAAGGAAACGACCATGTGGTTGGATGACCTCTTCTGTGTGTTGGGCAAGGAAGGCATCTCGTCAGGACGCTGTTACTGGGAGGTGGAGATAAGGAACGGACACAGCAGcaagtgggttctgggggtctGTAGGGAAGATGTGAAGAGGAAAGGTGTGTATGTTGAGAGTCCAGCCAAGGGCTTTTGGACTGTGGGGCGGTCTAGTGGTGGATATTGGGCCTATGAAGACACTGGGAGGGAGACATTATCCTTGAGGCAAGCGCCTCAGAGTGTGGGGGTGTTTGTGGACTACAGTGAGGGTGACATCTCCTTCTACAACATGAGTGACAAGTCCCACATCTTCTCCTTCTGTGATGCTTCCTTCTCTGGGAGGCTTTTTCCATACTTCCGGCTCAAGTCCAGAAATGTTTCAATGATTGTCAGGTCCTCGGAatgtgaagaggaggaagagggaaggagaaggaggaaaaaagggagaagggggaggagaggaaggaagagaggggaaaagtcGGTGAAGAGGTCATTTTTGCCTTCTTTGGAGAAGTCTGGGAGTCCCTCAGGGGAGGGCCTGGGTCCAGGCTCTTGTGTTGTGGACTCTCTTCCTGGAGAAAaatctcctttcctcctcaacgcCCCCTTTTCCCAAAGTGTAATCACTGCCTCTAGGTTGTCAGTATGA